DNA from Pelagibacterium nitratireducens:
ATCGAGACCCTGCATCCCGCCCAATCGGCGCAGATGTGGATGGCTACCCGGATCGGCGGCATGATGAACGGACATGCCTATATCGAGGTGGTGAACACCCCCGGCCTGGTCGGCAGTCTGCAAGCCTACAACGCGGAGCGCTATGCGGATCTGGCCATCGAAGGTGCTGTCACCGAAGAAGGTCAGGCCGACCCAGCTCAGAACGAAATCATTGCACAGGTCGCCTATCTCATGCAGACCGCCAGCCCACTTGGAGCGGAGTGGAATGTCGAGCATATGGTAATCAGCGGCGCTTCGGCCACCTCACGTACCGCCATGAATTTCATGGAACAGGAAAACGGCAATTCGGCCTACCGGATGGATGATGGATCAAGCCTGATCGACGCCATGTATGTCTGGGATACCAATGGTCCGTCCCAGGACGCACTCGATACGATTTACGACGTCCCCGTCATCATCCTTGCCACCCAGACCGAATGGGATGACGGCACACGAACCTTTCCAGCAGATTCCGAGGATTACCGCCTCTACCAGGTCGCCGGCATGCCGCATCTGGAATCGCGGGAGATGTATGAGGCCGGCTGGAACGAATGCACCCTGCCCATCGATAACTTCATGTTCAATGCCATGGTCTTCATGGGCATGGACTATATGTATAACTGGCTTACAGAGGGCCAGGGGCCGCCAATGGCCGACCGAATCGAGTTCGAAGGCGATGCAGAAAACGCCACCATCGTGCTCGATGAACACGGCAACGCCGCTGGCGGCATGCGCAGTCCGCAGGTTGATGTTGCCTGGGAAACATTCTCGACCCCAAATGAGGGCAATTTCGTTTGCGGCCTGATGGGTACCGCGATCGCGCTGCCCGACGATCAGATTGCCCAGATGTATCCCACAACCGCCGATTATGCCGAACAGCTGGTTGCCCAGACGAACCGCCTGATCGATGAGGGCTGGTTCCCGGCCGAATACATCTTCGAGATCGGCAAGGAGATCGAGCGCTTTGCCTCGCGCGACAGCACTGCCAACTAGTCTTCCCGAGCCGTTCAAGGCTTTAACTGTGCCGCGCCCTCAGGGGTGCGGCTTTTTTTTAAAGGAAAGGCTCACCCGGTGCTTAACGAGCAACATTGTGCAGGAGGATGGGCGGATCATGCAGGCAATAAGTTCACCACTGCGATTGGATTTGCCGGCGACTTCGGACTTTCCCGCCTTTTCCCGACGCGGCGAGGGAGCGAGTTGGATCGCGTATCTGTGGAGGAGAAACATATGACCCGCAAATTCACCGCCCTCTTGGCCAGCGCCTTGATGGCGACCACCGCCAGCGGCGCCTTTGCCCAGGACAGCGCCGTGACCGGCGGAGAAGCCGGACCCATTCATCTGCGCGACATGGGTAATTTCTATGTCGGCGCCGAATATTCCGAGCCTGACGCCGACGGCAATGTGTTCGTAAAGAACCAGATGCACGTCGAATTCTACTTGCCCGAAGAGCCTCAGCACGACCTTCCGCTTATCCTGGTACATGGCGGTGGCGGTCAGGCTTCCGA
Protein-coding regions in this window:
- a CDS encoding alpha/beta hydrolase domain-containing protein translates to MTKLYSREPFGRFALKSAAMSSIATLALTMAASAVLAQSVPALPDVEGPVSADETDMQHPSRRGPTLGQETPQEWPAYGEPAFHDYVEDEFFISGQANGEPYTTRIVFRRPADIDDFSGYASIETLHPAQSAQMWMATRIGGMMNGHAYIEVVNTPGLVGSLQAYNAERYADLAIEGAVTEEGQADPAQNEIIAQVAYLMQTASPLGAEWNVEHMVISGASATSRTAMNFMEQENGNSAYRMDDGSSLIDAMYVWDTNGPSQDALDTIYDVPVIILATQTEWDDGTRTFPADSEDYRLYQVAGMPHLESREMYEAGWNECTLPIDNFMFNAMVFMGMDYMYNWLTEGQGPPMADRIEFEGDAENATIVLDEHGNAAGGMRSPQVDVAWETFSTPNEGNFVCGLMGTAIALPDDQIAQMYPTTADYAEQLVAQTNRLIDEGWFPAEYIFEIGKEIERFASRDSTAN